The DNA region TCCTGATTGCCGTCCTCGCATGGTCAACCATCATGGCGTTCATGCGGGGACTTCTGCTCGAACTCTTCGCGCTGGGAGGACTCATCGCCGGTATCCTGCTGGCCTCCTGGAATTACCCCATCGTGGCACGCATTCTTGAACGCGTCGTTACCGCCACGACGGTGGCGAATGTAGTCGCATTTCTGGTCATCGCCATCAGCGTCATGATCGTCTGTGCGCTCATAGGAAAGGCACTTCACCACACCGCCAGCGCCATCGGCCTTGGCTTCTTCGACCGCCTCCTGGGAGCGATTTTTGGCTATCTCCGCGGCTGCCTGCTCTGCGTAGCTATCCTTATGGCAGTAACCGCCTTTCTTCCCCCCACTTCTGCCGTCGCAAAATCTTCTTTAACTCCCTATTTCCTTGCCGGGGCTCATGCTGTATCCTTCGTTGTACCTCAAGACCTTCGTCAGCTCATTCGGGACGGTGCGGCGCAACTCAAGCACACCGCACCCGATTGGATCAAACGGCACGAATAGAGTGACAATGAGAATGCACCGCAAATCTGGACCTGCAAGCGAGGAAAATATCTTGAAGCGCGAAATGGACGGTCTCATCACGCAGATGCACAGTGCGGGCATCCCTTATGCGGACGCCGTTCGCCAGTTCAAGAAGCGCTACATCCTCGAAGTCCTCGCCCACCACAAGGGCAATCAATGCAAGGCCGCCGAAGAGTTAGGTATGCACCGGAATACCCTCAGTCGCACGCTTGCCGAGCTGGATCTCGACACCGCGGCGATCCGCAATGGTATGCGTCGGCCACCCAGCAGCGAGCGTCCGCGCATCCAGAGCATTGCGAGCGCCCGTTGATGCTTCACCCCCTCTAAGCACCAGCAGATGATTCTCCCCTTCCAGTTTCGGCCTGCGTCAATTATCCGAAGCACAGCCGCCTTTGCCATTCTGGGAATCTCGCTCGCGGGTCTCTCGCAAACGCCAACGGCCAAGCCTGAATCCGGATCAAAGCTTTCCACCCCAAGCAAAAACCAGCTCCGCGAGGCCGAAGACGCCTATCTCGCAGGCGCGCGAATGCTCGAACGCAATGATCTGACAGGCGCGCAGAAGCAGTTCGAAAAAGCCGCGAAGCTCAGTCCCAACAACCAGGACTACGGCACAGCGATCTCCATCACGCGCGAGCATCGCGTCACGGAATTGGTGCAGCAAGCCGGCAAGGCCCACCTCCTTGGGCAAAACACCAAGTCCGAAGCGCTGCTCGCCGAAGCCCGTCTGCTCGATCCCGAAAACCGCATCGTCAATCAGCATCAGGTCCCCGGCGCACTCCCTATCACCTTCAATCCAGAGATGGAACCCTGGGTCAAACAGGCTGCGTCCATCGCCGGACCGATCACTCTACAGCCCGCTCCTGGAGCAAAGAGTTTCCATATTGAGGCTGATATCCAGGCAGTCCTACAGCAGGTTATTTCAAGCTACGGCATCCGTACGGTCTTCGACGACTCCGTTCCCCATCAAAGTATTCGCTTCAATCTCGAATCTGTTCCCTACCAGCAGGCGATTCGCGTTCTGTTTGAGATGGGCGGCCTCTTCGCCGTTCCCGTCGATTCCAAAAGCATCCTCATCGCCAAAGACACCCCCGAAAACCGGCAGCGTCTCGAACGCCAATTGCAGGAGACCATTAGCACCCCCGGCATGTCGCCGACGGAGATCAACGACCTTGGCAGTGTCCTGCGCAATGTCTTTGAGATAAAGCAGTTGACCGTCGAAAAAAGCCTGGGCGACCTGGTTCTTCGCGCTCCCGAAGACACTTTGAAGGCGGTGAACCTCACTCTCGCCGATCTGCTCGACGGCGGAAGCCAGGTGATGATCGAGCTGAAGCTCTATGCCGTCGACAAGAGTCGCCAGCGTAATATCGGTGCCCAGCTTCCCCAGCAGCTAGGTCTTTACAGTGTCTCCGGCGAGGCGGCGAACATCGTCAATCAGAACCAGTCGCTGGTCAATCAGGCAATCGCGGAGGGACTAGTCCCGGCGGGCGCAAGCAATGTCGAAATCGCCCTCGCGCTCATCGGCTCCGGCCTGGTGCAAAGCTCACTACTCTCGTCTACGATCGGCTATTTCGGAGGCGGGCTGACACAGACCGGTGTCACCTCCAACGTCTTTCCCGCATTTAATCTTGCACTCAACTCCAGCGATAGCCGCGCCCTCGACGACATCCAGGTGCGAGTAGGCGATGGTGAGAGTGCTGATTTCCGCGTAGGGACACGCTATCCGATCACGACCTCCACCTACAGCACCGGCCCTACCCCGAACTCGGCCTCGCTTGCGGGAATCACCGTTAACGGCGTCAGCGCGTCCAGCCTGCTCGCCCAATTGACGGGGAGTTCCAACGGTGTAACCATCCCGCAGATTCAATATGAAGATCTAGGTTTAACTCTGAAGGCTACGCCCACCGTGCAGAAATCTGGCACCGTAAGAATGCACATCGATCTCAAGATCGAAGCACTGACTGGCACCGCACTGAACAACATACCCGTCCTCGCCAGCCGGCAGTTCGTATCCGACATCACGATCAAAGACGGAAAGACGGCCCTGCTGGTCAGCTCGCTGAGCAAATCCGAATCAGCCGCAGTCAGTGGTCTTCCTGGCCTCGGGGAACTACCCGGATTTCAAACCGCCACTGCCGACAAGACCGCAGAGCGCGATTCCAGCGAATTACTTCTCCTCATCACGCCGCATGTTGTGAGACGTCGCTCCAATATCATCGCCGGGCCACGCATCGCACTCAACCTCCCTCAGCAACCAGATTAAGACCGCCATCCAGCGGGAGCCACACCGTAAACACCGTCCCGTGACCTTCCCCGCGCCGTGACTTCGTACTGATATGTCCGCCATGTTTCTCGACGATTCCCTTGCTCACCCACAGACCCAGTCCCGTCCCCGTTAACTCCTTCGACGTTTGAAACGGTTCAAACAAATGAGCCATGATTTCGGGGCGAATTCCCTCACCCGTATCTGCCACCGCCATCCGCACGCCTTTCTGTCCCGTTACCCAGTTCATCTGCGGATGCATTCGCACCAGCAACCGGCCACCATCCACCGTGGCGTCGAGCGCATTTCGCAATAGGTTGTTGACGACTTGGCGAATTTCGCCTTCAAGGCAGAGAACAGTCGGCGAGTCGATCAGCTTCATCTCTACATTCAGTCGTCGTACCAACAGCCGACCTGTGTAGAGAGTCATCAAGGTACGCAGCAGATCTGCTAAGTCCACCTGGACGGGCTTGCTTTGCTGTCGGTGAAAACGCAGGGTCTGCAAGGTAATTTCAGTGACCCGCGCCAGCTCGTCCTGTGCAATCCTCGCATATTCCTTTACCTCGTCCATCGAATCTGATTTCTGCACGAGATAGAGCAGGTTCGTAATCGACTCCAACGGGTTATTGATCTCATGCGCAATCGACGACGCCAGCTGTCCCACAGCCGCCAGCTTCTCAGACTTGCGCAGCGCTTCGTCCTGTAACCGTGCCTGGGTCACGTCCGTATTCACTGCGACGCCGCCTGTAATCCTATCTCCCTGACGAACCGGCGCAGCCACACTGCGAATCCAGCGGCCGGGTGTGTGCACCGTCTCGGTTGAAGACTCCCCCGCCAGTGCATCTTTCAGCGTCTTCAACTCAGATGGAAAGCGCTCCCCACTCATCATCCGCGCCCATCGGTTCGTTCTCACTCGCCCATCAGGAGTAGCTATATAAACGCCATGCGGCATGCTTTCAATCACGGCATTCAGCTCTGCGGTCCGCTGCTCGGCCAACTCCTTCGCCTTCCGAAGGTCCTCCTGCTGCTGGCGCAATTGGCTCACATCGCGAAATGAAACCACCACACCCAACACTTCTCCTTCAATAGACACCGGATGCGCTGACATCTCTACAACAAAGGAACTACCGTCCTTGCGAAACATCGTGTCTGAAAGATTGCTGAGTGGGGTGTTTCGGCGCAGCACGTCATAAATCGGACATTCCTCCGCAGGAAAAGGACGCCCATCTGCATAATGATGGTGCACCAGTTCGTGAATATTGCCACCGATCAGCTCTTCGCTCTCAAACCCGATTATCTTCGTCGCCATCCGGTTGGCGAACGTGCACCTTCCCTCCAGATCCAAGCCCCAGATGCCCTCGCCCGCCGAATCCAGTACGGCCTGCCACTGCCGCATCTGTCTCTGATCTCCCGGTGCTATTGTCATCTGCTGCGCCTCATACTCTTGAATGCCCACTAAATGCGCCCCCGTCTCCAGTTCAGATGCAAAACAGTTCATGCTCGACCACCTTCCTTCGAAATCCCCGAGCCGACTGCCTCGATGCGTTGACCACAAGCGAGATGGCCGCTATACTTGAACCTGTGAGAGCGGGAGTAGCTCAGTGGTAGAGTGCTTCCTTGCCAAGGAAGATGTCGCCGGTTCGACCCCGGTCTCCCGCTCCAAAAAGCCCTGTCTGCGGTACACTTCACCTACAATTCAGCGGGCTGTAATAATTCGATAGCCCATCGAGGCGCGGTACCCAAGTGGTAAGGGAGAGGTCTGCAAAACCTTTATGCGTCGGTTCGATCCCGACCCGCGCCTCCAAAATAATTCCTAGTAAAAGCGGGGCGATTCTTGGGATCATTCGAGAATTGCCTTATTTTTGCCTTAGATATAATGCTCGGCATGGTCAATCGGGCACCTAGAACCGTCCTCTCCATCCTGGCAGTCCCCCTCATCACGATCTTTGTCCGGCACTCCGCAAACTGCCCCCACGTAGACGATCACTTCTATAAGCGGTGTCAGTGTAGGAAGAGCCTGCGGTATTTCCACGATGGGAAGCAGCGAACGGTTTCCGCAAAGACGAGGAGCTGGGCTCTCGCGGAAGAGGCAAAGCGAAAACTAGAGGGGATATTTCGGTCTGCCGACACGGCTAACCCGGTCGGAACCGTCACCGTAGAGGGTGAGGGAAAAGCCACAATCGAACGCGCGGTTGAACTCTTCCTCAGTGACAAGCGGTCGCAAGGTCTAGATAGTGAGGTGCTGAAAAAGTACGAGCGAGAACTGGGACGGTTCTCAGATTTCATGAAGCGGCGGTCGCGGTACTTCCCTTCTGAGATACGACTAGAGGACCTGACAGAGTTCCGTGCGGGCTGGGATGCTCAGTATCCCTCATCCACGACCAGAGGTAAGGTGCAAGAGCGTCTGAGGGCCTTTCTGCGTTACTGCTATGAGTCCCAGTTGATTGACCGAGTGCCGAGACTCTCACCTATCAGGGTTGACGAAGTTCCGACACTCCCCTTGTCTGCGGCGCAATATCAAAAGCTCTTGAACGCTGTCGCCAATGAATTTCCCGGGAAGAAGGGAACGCGAGTTCATGCGCTCATCAGACTCATGCGGTTTAGCGGGCTTGCGATTCGCGATGCGGTGACGTTGGAGAGGGACGAGCTAACGCGAGATGTAAAGCACGGACTATATAGGATCGTGACCAACCGGCAGAAGACAGGGACGCACGTAAGCGTACCGATACCGCCTGATGTGGCCGATGAAGTCAAAGCGGCGATGCTTTTGAATGATAGTGAGCGGTACATCTTTTGGAACACGGGCACCGGCAAACCACAAACCGCCGTCACCAACTGGCAACATGACCTTAGGCGGGTGTTCAGGGCAGCCGGTCAACCTGAGGGACATCCGCACCAACTCAGAGACACCTTCGCCGTGGGGCTGCTCGAGAAAGGCGTACCTCTTGAAGAGGTAAGCAAACTGCTCGGACATGAGTCGATAAAGACGACCGAGCGGTACTACGCAAAATGGGTGAAGGAGAGACAGGATAGGCTTGATGCTCTGGTAGTTGCGACGTGGGAGACCGCACCGAACAATGTTTCTAGGCCAGAGGCGTAGCAGATACGGTTTAGGGGAATACTCTTGCCCGCTAAGTAGATGGCGACCTTGAAGTCAATAAGGCCAGTATCCATGTTACGACCGACGTCGGCGACGAGACCTCGATCGCATATGGCGTTTGAGGGATAAGAGAACAATTGTGCTGTTTGACACGGACACCGTGGACGGCTCAAGGATGCGAAGGCAATAACCGATTGGCTATTCCACTACTTACGCTGACATCATGAGGACACATGGGCGAAGAAATCAGAACTCGCGAGGCTCGAACATAAGTGCAAGTGCGTCCATTGGGTCCCGAACATAGGGGTTCTTTCTTCGCTCAATTGACTCAATCTCAGCTTCACGAATGTCAATCAGTTCTAGGGCAGCCGCTCGGATCGAGCCGTTCTGCGTATTTGCGATGTCTCGTAAGCGTTCTAAGGATACCTTTTTGTAGTCTGGCATAACGAATTGTAATCGCATGAAAATCATTCGCCGCAAATAGTGAAATTTCAAAAAACCGTTGGATGTCAAACAGATCAATAACCCGGTCAGGCATCATGTTCCCAACTTCTTGCCGATGTAGCCAAGAACGACTCTCTTAGGTTCGTACTCAAGTTTGAAATGTATCCGTCCAGCGCCTGGAGTATATCGCCCGTGCCAAGTGAAATAGTCACGACCGCATTCAATGTCGGGAAGATAGCAGAGCTCCTTCCGGGACGCGCTCTCATTCGTGGTGTGAGGGGGGTACTTGGGTTGCGTAGTTTTTCGGGGATCCCACACGTTCACAGCATCGTCCAATTGACATAAGTAGTGGACGACTTGGCCAAATGCCGGGTGCTGCAGCACCTCCAAGTTTGCTTTAACACTCGGTGTGAACGCTAGAAACGGAAATAGCTCCGCTCTGCGTTCATATAAGTCGTCCGCGTTTGCCACTTCTCGCTTACGTAAGGTTAAGAGCCATTGCTGATGATTATGAACATGCTGCACCGAGGCGGCGTGTGGCATCTCTATGATCCAAGCTCTCTCTTCGTCTTCAACAAGCTGCTGGACATTGAGACTTAGAGTGGATACCCGCCAACGATCTTCAATATCGAGGCTAATAGGAACCCCTCCATAGAGATTTGCGAGGCCAATACCTTCTACAATTTCATCACCATAACGATGGACGGTAACGCCAGGATCAGGATCGTCATACAGGTCATTCACAACTCGAAAAGGAGCTTGGTTGGCCAATGACAGCAGAACACGGCCTCGCTCTCTATTTGCGGCCCCGCTATTTAACCAGCTTGCGACGGAATAGCCGTTACCGAGCCTCAAATGAGATAGCGATTCTGAAGAAATCAAAGATACTCTGGGTAATAGCTTCTTGATTTGAAGTAGAACATCTACAAAGGTTGCGAGGGATTCCTGCGCCACGGGAATGGCGATGTGTCCTGGACCGTAAGATCTTTCATTCAAAAACAACAATTGCGCCATTTGTCAGCTCAGCAGTTCCATTAAGGCGTCGTCCCATTGAGTGAAGAATCCGTTAGGCCATTCGCTCAGCATTCCGTTGCTATCGCAGCTAGGATTCGTGACTTGAGAGGCACCGGACTCGTCGCGTCTGAAAAACCTGAATGCCGCTGATTGAGATGAAAGTATTTTTCGTTTGATCGCAAGGCGAATCCCATTCAATACGTGGTCGCTGTGCGTCTCGACGATTACCTGAATGCCGCTTGCTGCTGCGCGGGAGACAAGTTCACCCATTGCGAGTTGTCCATCGGGATGTAAATGAGCCTCTGGATTCTCAATAAGGAGAAGATCTCCTGGGTGCGCAGATAGACACGCGACAACGATCGGAAGGCAGTACGACAGGCCGAAACCTACATTAGTTGCGCGAAATTGGCCTCCTCCACCTCCGATTCCTTTCGTACGGTAGGAGTATTTGAGTTGGACGAGGTCAGTGCTGCGTATGTTCTCGATATCTAAAGTTACGTTGGGGCTGAACCTTTGCAACCATGCCACCGTTTGAGACAACAGACGATGTGCGTGCTCTGGTTGAGATTCTGAGGTCAATATTGATGGAATAGTGACATCTCCGTACTCAAGCAGGAAATGCGCTGCATATTCGCCTCGGCTACCCAGAAATCGACGGGTGGCCACCGCATGTTGCGACTTCGCGTACGTTACTGCTGGCGTGAGGCGATCAGCTCGAAGATATTGAAACCCGGGGCCGAAAAGGCTAAAGGTGCCAGGCGGCGCGATCTGATCGAAGAGACTATTTGTAGACCTTAATACATCACCCTTAGAGTCGTAACTTACCGACCAACCAGCCTCAACATTCCGGACCGGTGCTCCAATCATCGCGTTGAGAGTCAATCCCATGGTTCCGTCTAGCGCGGGATTGTCATGCAAAACATCACTTCCACTTCCGAGCTCAACAAGCTCGCCATTAAGGAGCCAGCTTCCTGCTTGCAGGAAGCCAGTATCGTGCGACTGCCTGAGCATTGCCAAAGCCTGGATCAACGTACTCTTGCCAGATCCATTCAGTCCGGCAAGTAGAGTCAAGGGAGCCAGATCGATCGATTGCTCCCGAAAAACCTTAAAGTTGCGCAGGCGTATGTTAGTTAGCATGAGAGTATGTTTTTTATCATTTTGTTGATGCTTGTGAACCGAATGGCAACCTTGTTCGGGTTATTGGTGCCTTGTGAGATTGCCGAATCGAAAGCGCGCTCGTTGCAGAGCGCAATGAAATCCGCTCGCACCTGATCTCCGCGTTCAACTAAGTGTTCAATTTCTTCATCGCTAAGCTGTGCGAAAGTCGTTGACATAGCCTCAAAAAGAGCTTTGTTTACTAGCGATCTTCCCGCTGAGGGGTTATACCTCTTCCGGAATGCATCGTTTCCAAAGATCCGATATGCCGCGTGCATGGCCTTCTCGAACGCTGAGTAAATTGCCGAGAGCTCTTGTGTGGACAGCACATTCAAACGCTTCATGGCCTCAACCAGGAATGTATCGAGGTCTTTGTCGCGATATTCGCTATACGGCGTCATCGAGAACGCCACAAAACGCAACACCAATTCCCTATCGTTCATCCGATCGGGCTTCACGCTGTAGGCTGTCGCCTCCCTGAATCGCTCGGACGCAGCCCAATCTTCCAATATCTGCCTACCCGGACCAGGGATGATTGCATGTCGAAGCTCTTGCGCCGTTAAGGCCATGCCTCCAGTGTTGATCCTCCCGAAGATGTTGAATTTCACGTCCACAGGCGTGCCGTGTCTAATGAGATGAACTATCAGCTCAGTTTCACGGAGTCGTCTCTGCAAGCGAGGCGTAAGACCGTCATATCGCTCGCCCTCAAATTCGTGCAAGTATTCTAGCCCTTCGAGCTCAAATGGCTGTTCATAGAGAATTGCGGGCTTGATGAATCTCGCGATCGTTGACAACCTTTGGATGCCATCCACAATCTCCCAATTCTCGTCTTCGTCTTCAGCTGCGTAAAAAGTAGGCAAAGGAATCCGCAAGAGAAGCGACTCTATGAGACGAGTTTGTCTCCTTCGACTCCAGATGCCCCACCTACGTTGGAAATCAGGCTGAAGGTTGATCGCCCCGCTCTGGATCCTGGACAAAATGAGATCGATCGTCATCGCCTTAGTGGTCACTTCGATCTGATCAGGATCAAATGGAACAGCGATGCTAATTTCCTCTTGAGCTTCTTCCTCAATCCCGCTGAACTCCTCGGAGGGGGTTTCATCGCCTAACAGTGCGCTCGCACTAATTTCCTTCAGATTGTCATCGTTCATGAGTTCACTCGGGTGGATCAATCATAAACGGATGTCGAGCCTCCTGCACTATTTCTGTGAAGACGAGAGATAGCGAGTGAGCGTTGCGATGGAAGACGCGATTTCCTATGAACCTCGCTAATCACCGCAGATCAATTACTCCCGCTGCGAGGGTAACGTTTGTGTGCTCGCATTGCAGCCCAGCCGCGACGGCCTGCAGTGGAAGCTCCATCTGGTTTATGTGCGACTGCGCTCCGTTGACGATAACGCAGAACTTCACGACATGTCAGATTAATGTATACGGCAGAATGACACTTTTAACCTGACAGTTTCTAGGGCCTAATGCGTCCGTCTAGGGTTTATATTCATTTACTTGACACATGAACGATAAGAACCTTAGACTCTACACTGACACATGGAGGTGTCCTATGGTGGCAACGGCCAAGCGTGGGGGAAAGCGTATCGGATACGTCCGCGTAAGCAGCGTGGATCAGAACGTCGGCAGACAACTTGAGGGTGTTGACCTCGATAAGACGTTCACCGATAAGGCGAGCGGCAAAGACGTAAAACGTCCCCAGCTGCAGGCCGCTCTCGAATATGTACGTGACGGTGACATTTTCATTGTGCATAGCATGGACCGACTAGCCCGTAACCTTGTAGATCTTCGCACGATAGTGGAAGACCTCACACAGCGCGGCGTGCAGGTTCAATTTGCCAAAGAACAATTGACCTTCACAGGGGACGACACATCGGCTGCGAAATTGCTTCTTTCAGTAATGGGCGCAGTAGCAGAATTTGAGCGGTCCATGCTGAAGGAACGCCAACGCGAGGGTATCGCGCTAGCGAAGAAAGCGGGCGTCTACAAGGGTCGCAAGCCATCCCTGACACCTGAACGTGCGCAAGAGCTAAGGGCGCGTGTAGAGGCGGGAGAGAAGCGAGCCGGGTTGGCTCGGGAGTTCGGCATCTCTCGGGAGACGCTCTACCAGTACGCCCCTGTCCGTGATGTACCGGTTTCTGCGCGAGCGTAATGCTGGGTATCAACGAGGAGCGGACCCACGACCAGACATACTTTGTCCGGAAACTGGGTCCCCTGCATAACGTCCCTAACCAACCCTGTCGATTAGCCCGTGCCGGGGATCCCCTCCCGACTCCGAGAAAAATTCCGTATTGGCGCGGCTGACACGGTCGTATTGGACCAGACTCCTCCTTTCGATTGGCCATCACTCCGTTTCACACATTCGGGACAAGACATATGGCCACGCCGATATGGACGATTTCTTCACCCGCGAATCGATCTACCTAAATTGGGTATGCAAAATACCATGCTTATGAGGCATTAATTCTGTATTTACATATAGATAGATCCATTTTGAGGTCAAGAAGGGTACTCAGAAGAGGGGGGACTAACCGCTCTAGAACTGGTAGTTTTGCTGCGCACTCGACGATTTCGTGCCTGAATGTCATAACCGCTCCATCTGCAGTTTTCGGGCGAATAATGACCGTTGGGATTGATCCTGTCGAGAGTCATTCCCCGCGGTCTGGGCCCCATATCAAGGACGAAGAGTTGGAAGTTATCGAGCCAACGTTCACAAATGCTAATACCTCGGCCACCGTAATCTGCGTATTGAAGGTGTCTCGTGTTTGTGCATCTCTGCTTCATATTCCTCCAACTCCCGTAGGTGTCTTTGAGGCAAGAACATCTTCGGTTTCCCTTGCGAATTTGTCGTGCCTGCGCAAACATCACCAGGGGACAATAAGCACAAACTGCAACCCATATCGTTGATGGACGCGACGGACTATCCGGATCCGCTTTACCGAGTGCCATCAAGTTCCCAAAACGCGACAGAACCATCTTCCCCATTTTCCGTCGTAGCTTTCGAGCCTTGAGACAGCCGCAACTCTTCGTATGGCCACTCCGTAGATCGGTCAATCGGGCGACACATTCGCGTCCACAGATACAGCTACACAGCAGTCGTATGCGGTGTGAGGCGTCATTTGCAACGCGTTTCTTGACTGTCAGGTCAGAGAACTTTTGGCCCTTGGCAACACGTTTAGGTAGTTGCAGCTCGCAACAAGCTCCAGCGGTCACTACCGCTTCACTGTTCGCGTCGGTAATTTCGTAAGTCATTGATAACAAAGAGATCATCCTTTCTTCCACATACTATGCCAGTTGCCGCGTAAACTATTGAAAACAATAAGATTCACACCCTGAAAAACCACGGCTGGCCTTCGCTCGCTATATGAGTAATGCTGTTGCCCTTAATGATCAGCTGCTAGCCCGTCGTGCCTGATGCCTAGCCCTTCTTCCCCTCCTCTTCAGCTTTCCCCTTTTCTTCTTGGCCAGCTTCGCCTGTACCTCCTCCTCAGTTAGCGGTCTAATGCGCGGGGCAAAGGTCTCAATGGACACCGAGCCTTCTTGCCCGGGGAG from Edaphobacter paludis includes:
- a CDS encoding CvpA family protein codes for the protein MNLNYFDWFLIAVLAWSTIMAFMRGLLLELFALGGLIAGILLASWNYPIVARILERVVTATTVANVVAFLVIAISVMIVCALIGKALHHTASAIGLGFFDRLLGAIFGYLRGCLLCVAILMAVTAFLPPTSAVAKSSLTPYFLAGAHAVSFVVPQDLRQLIRDGAAQLKHTAPDWIKRHE
- a CDS encoding helix-turn-helix domain-containing protein — translated: MKREMDGLITQMHSAGIPYADAVRQFKKRYILEVLAHHKGNQCKAAEELGMHRNTLSRTLAELDLDTAAIRNGMRRPPSSERPRIQSIASAR
- a CDS encoding PAS domain-containing sensor histidine kinase — encoded protein: MNCFASELETGAHLVGIQEYEAQQMTIAPGDQRQMRQWQAVLDSAGEGIWGLDLEGRCTFANRMATKIIGFESEELIGGNIHELVHHHYADGRPFPAEECPIYDVLRRNTPLSNLSDTMFRKDGSSFVVEMSAHPVSIEGEVLGVVVSFRDVSQLRQQQEDLRKAKELAEQRTAELNAVIESMPHGVYIATPDGRVRTNRWARMMSGERFPSELKTLKDALAGESSTETVHTPGRWIRSVAAPVRQGDRITGGVAVNTDVTQARLQDEALRKSEKLAAVGQLASSIAHEINNPLESITNLLYLVQKSDSMDEVKEYARIAQDELARVTEITLQTLRFHRQQSKPVQVDLADLLRTLMTLYTGRLLVRRLNVEMKLIDSPTVLCLEGEIRQVVNNLLRNALDATVDGGRLLVRMHPQMNWVTGQKGVRMAVADTGEGIRPEIMAHLFEPFQTSKELTGTGLGLWVSKGIVEKHGGHISTKSRRGEGHGTVFTVWLPLDGGLNLVAEGG
- a CDS encoding site-specific integrase, with translation MLGMVNRAPRTVLSILAVPLITIFVRHSANCPHVDDHFYKRCQCRKSLRYFHDGKQRTVSAKTRSWALAEEAKRKLEGIFRSADTANPVGTVTVEGEGKATIERAVELFLSDKRSQGLDSEVLKKYERELGRFSDFMKRRSRYFPSEIRLEDLTEFRAGWDAQYPSSTTRGKVQERLRAFLRYCYESQLIDRVPRLSPIRVDEVPTLPLSAAQYQKLLNAVANEFPGKKGTRVHALIRLMRFSGLAIRDAVTLERDELTRDVKHGLYRIVTNRQKTGTHVSVPIPPDVADEVKAAMLLNDSERYIFWNTGTGKPQTAVTNWQHDLRRVFRAAGQPEGHPHQLRDTFAVGLLEKGVPLEEVSKLLGHESIKTTERYYAKWVKERQDRLDALVVATWETAPNNVSRPEA
- a CDS encoding DUF3696 domain-containing protein — encoded protein: MLTNIRLRNFKVFREQSIDLAPLTLLAGLNGSGKSTLIQALAMLRQSHDTGFLQAGSWLLNGELVELGSGSDVLHDNPALDGTMGLTLNAMIGAPVRNVEAGWSVSYDSKGDVLRSTNSLFDQIAPPGTFSLFGPGFQYLRADRLTPAVTYAKSQHAVATRRFLGSRGEYAAHFLLEYGDVTIPSILTSESQPEHAHRLLSQTVAWLQRFSPNVTLDIENIRSTDLVQLKYSYRTKGIGGGGGQFRATNVGFGLSYCLPIVVACLSAHPGDLLLIENPEAHLHPDGQLAMGELVSRAAASGIQVIVETHSDHVLNGIRLAIKRKILSSQSAAFRFFRRDESGASQVTNPSCDSNGMLSEWPNGFFTQWDDALMELLS
- a CDS encoding DUF262 domain-containing protein, whose protein sequence is MNDDNLKEISASALLGDETPSEEFSGIEEEAQEEISIAVPFDPDQIEVTTKAMTIDLILSRIQSGAINLQPDFQRRWGIWSRRRQTRLIESLLLRIPLPTFYAAEDEDENWEIVDGIQRLSTIARFIKPAILYEQPFELEGLEYLHEFEGERYDGLTPRLQRRLRETELIVHLIRHGTPVDVKFNIFGRINTGGMALTAQELRHAIIPGPGRQILEDWAASERFREATAYSVKPDRMNDRELVLRFVAFSMTPYSEYRDKDLDTFLVEAMKRLNVLSTQELSAIYSAFEKAMHAAYRIFGNDAFRKRYNPSAGRSLVNKALFEAMSTTFAQLSDEEIEHLVERGDQVRADFIALCNERAFDSAISQGTNNPNKVAIRFTSINKMIKNILSC
- a CDS encoding recombinase family protein translates to MVATAKRGGKRIGYVRVSSVDQNVGRQLEGVDLDKTFTDKASGKDVKRPQLQAALEYVRDGDIFIVHSMDRLARNLVDLRTIVEDLTQRGVQVQFAKEQLTFTGDDTSAAKLLLSVMGAVAEFERSMLKERQREGIALAKKAGVYKGRKPSLTPERAQELRARVEAGEKRAGLAREFGISRETLYQYAPVRDVPVSARA